In the Pseudomonadota bacterium genome, one interval contains:
- a CDS encoding DNA topoisomerase, translated as QHLYEGVDIGGEHVGLITYMRTDGVTLSQEAIAQARQVIGKEFGDRYVPASPRIYKTAAKNAQEAHEAIRPTDLSRRPEHVARYLDEDGRRLYDLIWKRTLAAQMESAVLDQVAVDVTSGDGKITLRATGSIVVFDGFLKVYTEDRDDKHDNDEDDSERRLPPVKEGDNLQRDQVRPEQHFTQPPPRYTEASLV; from the coding sequence CCCAGCACCTGTACGAGGGCGTGGACATCGGCGGCGAGCATGTGGGCCTGATCACCTATATGCGAACCGACGGCGTGACCCTGTCGCAGGAAGCCATTGCACAGGCACGCCAGGTCATCGGGAAGGAGTTCGGCGACCGCTATGTTCCCGCCAGCCCGCGCATCTACAAGACCGCCGCCAAGAATGCCCAGGAAGCCCACGAGGCCATCCGCCCCACAGACCTGTCCCGCCGCCCCGAGCATGTGGCCCGGTACCTGGACGAGGATGGCCGCCGCCTGTACGACCTGATCTGGAAACGCACCCTGGCGGCCCAGATGGAAAGCGCCGTACTGGACCAGGTGGCCGTGGATGTGACCTCCGGCGATGGAAAGATCACCCTGCGCGCCACGGGATCCATCGTGGTGTTTGACGGTTTCCTGAAAGTCTATACGGAAGACCGGGACGACAAGCACGACAACGACGAGGACGACAGCGAGCGCCGCCTGCCGCCGGTGAAGGAAGGCGATAACCTCCAGCGTGATCAGGTCAGGCCAGAGCAGCATTTTACCCAGCCCCCTCCCCGCTATACCGAGGCCAGCCTGGTG
- a CDS encoding DNA topoisomerase — protein MPTPNVLIVESPAKAKTINKYLGPDFTVLASFGHVRDLPPKDGSVRPDEDFAMDWELGERSGKHVDEITRAVKGAQHVYLATDPDREGEAIAWHVKELLKQRKAAGKADIQRVTFNEITKTAVQTALKNPRDLDQHLIEAYLARRALDYLVGFTLSPVLWRKLPGSKSAGRVQSVALRLVCERESEIEDFRAREYWSVEAVFRTPDGATFTTRLTHLDGKKLDKFSLATESDAKAAVAAIQGQMFRVATVERKQARRNPWAPFTTSTLQQEASRKLGFGATRTMRTAQH, from the coding sequence GTGCCCACCCCCAATGTCCTGATCGTGGAATCGCCGGCCAAGGCGAAAACCATCAACAAATATCTGGGCCCGGACTTCACGGTCCTGGCCAGCTTTGGCCACGTGCGCGACCTGCCGCCCAAGGATGGTTCCGTACGCCCGGACGAGGACTTTGCCATGGACTGGGAGCTGGGGGAGCGCTCCGGCAAGCACGTGGATGAAATCACCCGCGCCGTAAAGGGCGCGCAACATGTTTACCTCGCCACCGACCCGGACCGCGAAGGGGAAGCCATCGCCTGGCACGTGAAGGAGCTGCTGAAACAGCGCAAGGCCGCGGGCAAGGCCGATATCCAGCGCGTCACCTTCAACGAGATCACGAAAACAGCCGTCCAGACCGCCCTGAAAAACCCGCGCGATCTGGACCAGCACCTGATCGAGGCCTATCTGGCCCGTCGCGCGCTGGACTATCTGGTGGGCTTTACCCTGTCGCCCGTCCTGTGGCGCAAGCTTCCCGGCTCGAAATCCGCCGGACGCGTCCAGTCTGTCGCCCTGCGCCTGGTGTGCGAGCGCGAGAGCGAGATCGAGGATTTCAGGGCCCGCGAGTACTGGAGCGTGGAAGCCGTTTTCCGCACTCCTGACGGCGCCACCTTCACCACCCGCCTGACCCACCTGGATGGCAAAAAGCTGGACAAGTTCTCGCTGGCCACCGAATCCGATGCAAAGGCCGCCGTGGCCGCCATCCAGGGCCAGATGTTCCGCGTGGCGACGGTCGAGCGCAAACAGGCCCGCCGCAATCCGTGGGCTCCGTTCACCACCTCGACCCTGCAGCAGGAAGCCTCGCGCAAGCTGGGCTTTGGAGCCACCCGCACCATGCGCACCGCCCAGCAC